Within the Lusitaniella coriacea LEGE 07157 genome, the region ATTCCTCACGAGTTGGGGTTGCTGGGACACAGCGATGCTGATGTTTTGACCCATGCAATTATGGATGCGCTTTTGGGGGCGCTGAGTTTGGGGGATATCGGTCATTATTTCCCGCCAACGGATCCGAAGTGGGCGGGGGCGGATAGTTTGGTGTTATTAGAGCAGGTGTGTGGTTTGATTAAGTCGCGCGGTTGGGAGGTTGGGAATATTGATTCGGTTATTGTCGCCGAACGCCCCAAACTCAAGCCCCATTTGGATACTATGCGCGATCGCGTGGCAAAAACCCTGAACCTCCCGCGCGATCGCGTGAGCATTAAAGCCACAACCAACGAAAAGCTAGGTCCTCTTGGTCGAGAGGAAGGAATCGCTGCCTATACTGTTGCGTTGTTAGTATCGGCAGAGAGTTAGGGACGCGGAGATGGGGGAGAGTGGGTGATATGAAATCAGTTTGAATCGCCTTAGTTATGACTGACAAGGGGAGAGGGGAGTTGGGGGGGGACATCAAAGG harbors:
- the ispF gene encoding 2-C-methyl-D-erythritol 2,4-cyclodiphosphate synthase, giving the protein MNIRIGNGYDIHKLVPERALILGGVNIPHELGLLGHSDADVLTHAIMDALLGALSLGDIGHYFPPTDPKWAGADSLVLLEQVCGLIKSRGWEVGNIDSVIVAERPKLKPHLDTMRDRVAKTLNLPRDRVSIKATTNEKLGPLGREEGIAAYTVALLVSAES